The Drosophila biarmipes strain raj3 chromosome 2L, RU_DBia_V1.1, whole genome shotgun sequence genome has a window encoding:
- the LOC108029018 gene encoding rutC family protein UK114: MSTIVRKLISTVNAAKPVAPYNQAVVADRTVYVSGCLGLDKDTMQLVPGGPTEQTEKALENLQAILKAADSGVDKVVKNTVFLKDLNDFGAVNEVYKKVFNKDFPARSCFQVAKLPMDALVEIECIALTGSVETKTVQ, translated from the exons ATGTCGACGATTGTGAGGAAACTTATCAGCACAGTAAATGCAGCCAAGCCGGTGGCTCCCTACAA tcAGGCTGTGGTTGCCGACCGCACTGTCTATGTGTCTGGATGTCTGGGTCTGGACAAGGACACCATGCAGTTGGTTCCCGGAGGACCGACTGAGCAAACGGAAAAGGCCCTGGAAAATCTGCAGGCTATACTCAAGGCAGCCGATTCAGGAGTGGACAAAGTGGTGAAGAACACGGTCTTCTTGAAGGATCTCAACGATTTCGGGGCCGTCAATGAGGTGTACAAGAAGG TGTTCAATAAGGATTTCCCGGCCCGCAGCTGTTTCCAGGTGGCCAAGTTGCCCATGGACGCTCTTGTGGAGATCGAGTGCATCGCCTTGACCGGATCCGTGGAAACCAAGACCGTGCAATAG